Part of the Corticium candelabrum chromosome 15, ooCorCand1.1, whole genome shotgun sequence genome, ttgtgattggctgcctgcTTATTGTTTGTTAGCAATTGCTTACAACAATTACATGTAACTTAAGTAGGAtagcaggttcaaatccattccaaaaatctttttcttagatgtttctttttctatcactagtaattgaagctgtgtttacacagtcgcttctacagctatgagccttcaaagtcctgaacaccggGCCACGTTCGGTAGGAGGAGTATTTGTCACAAAGAATTgcgaatatacacgctatttttTTCTAGATGTGCTACTTGTAACATGtgtttaaaatcctacatagcgactgtcgtttcgcgtaaGTGGAGTCATCGTATACGagacataaaatctctactggttacgtaatgttagattcccgtataagtatcgtaaaaccaagaaagcgatcgattttgggtcagcagttgcagacaggtgagttctgttgtttatttccgacaagttctaacaattgcaaacagGAATTGCACTGTTCTCTCTCATGAAAGTTTCACCAgtacgattggctgttcgtctattgtctctggttgccacgtacaacataaaggaattaatgcttcgtgattggTCCACtctaaggaggcgtggcacgttcctgtagcgtgacagacataaccagccagccagacacatagtccccagaccggaagtcggtttagcGCTATATGTTTAGAGTatgctactcgccaagtcttgtgacttttacaaagtctcttttcttataggctcatagctgaatcaAAGCAATACAGGTCGGcttattctacgtcgtttcccaaagttttagctCTATATATCCCGCAGTAAAGGAGTTATGCGTGACGTAAAGGAAAAttaggagaagaagaagaagaagaagaaggtagaagaaagaagacaaaatccgGCTAAAACTCCGAAATTGACGAGCGTTTTTCTAGTTCTGAACACAAGCTAAGATCAAGTCTGTAGTAGTCAAACGTAGTTGAACTTGCAAGCttttctatctgtcgtttttcaagatatttagccGCGTTTTAAGGTGGCTTATGGAGAAAAAatataaccacgcccacaaaaCTTtgtcaatccctacatacagggtataTATAACCTGTAATAGTACTTGatccacgtgggtgatgaTGTCAGTATATCGTAATAATCCaagtggccaaattaatgacTAGTTCTATATTGGCTTTCGCTAaaaaaatccgccaatccaccaaaataaattctcCGCCAACAATCCATCTTATACAGTAAGCAGAATGTGTTTACCAAGGGGTGTGACTACAAATCTGTTCGAAGTCAATTAGCACGCCTACTCGTCCAGCCTACCGCAATCACATCAGGGAAACATATGATTTGCTGTGCAACTAGTAGTCTAGAGTGTATTCAACAACAACTAGAGTTTTGAGATAGCTAGTGCTTTAGTTGTAGTTCGCATAAATCTAGATAAGTAGAAGGTGTTAAACCAACCGCAAAGCTAGTCTTCCGGTTAAGCAGTTACGTAACTAGCGTACTTCTCACTTCGTTAGGTAGTACAAAGATTGGTTGGCTACATGCAAGACTAGGCGGTGTTTGTGCATCAACTGTCTACGCCATGTGTCGAAAGGATAATGCGTTGCTGTGATTGCGATTTGAGCGTTTCTAGTTTTAGCGAATTTAGATAGGAGGCGGCCGATCAAAACTTGTTATCTAATTAGACGCATATCCAGTAGTCTCACACCCTGACCTGTTCTGACTGCTCTGTCACCTTTGTCCATTGTTGAACCAAACATAGTGACAGAATCAACAGGATATGAGTCATTTGCCTAGACGTCTTTGCTGCGAAGGCTAGATGGCTGAAAGAGCTGAAGTTTGTGTTTTCACTCTGCTTCTTGTAGTGCTACTACAGTAAGTTAGCATAGACCGTCTTTGTCTCTCCTAATGATCAATACGTACGTGTATATCCGCTCGAAATGTATTCTAGAAGCCAGACTGTTCACTCTAGACAAAGCTACAACTACGATCTCGCACAGGAGCGACGCAGTTGCATTCGTAAGTTCAATTAGTAGTATAGATAACGTTATGTGCTGTAACATATCACGCAATAAACAAAAGTTCGTTTGCGGTCACAGCAGAGTGTCGACGACCGTGTCAAAATGGTGGCACGTGCTACGCTCCGCACACTTGCTCATGCCCGAGAGGATTTACTGGCACGGCTTGTACTATTCGTAGGTATCAGTACATTGACGTTATTTTGACAGCTGATGTACTTCCTATTTAATATTTAGAATGTGGAGGTCAAATCAGTAATACACAAGGGATTGTGGAGTTCCCTCGCATATCAAGATACGAGAACATCCATTGCAACTGGAGCATTGTTGCACCGCCAGGATATAAAGTAGctttagaaatagaaaaatttCAGCCATTTACGAGTTCTCCTTCTCAATGCAACTTCGCCAACTTAACGTTTTGGGATCGTCACTTAGACAACGGCTATGCAGCTTTTTGCGATCCTCAAAGTGACAGCCGTACACGTCCGAAAAAGATTATTTCGTTGTATAGAACTTTTAATTTTACATACTTTCGAACAGCAAATCGTTACGGAGGACAGGGATTTCGTATCAACTATCATACATTTGGTATGAAGCAGTTCACAGTATTACTTGAATAATTATAGAGCTGAGGCATTGTTCGTTTGCACTCTAATAGAAGACAAGTGTGCAACGGAATGCAAATCTCTACCTTGGTACCGCCAGTAAGTACGTATCTTATCTAAAGTCCTTGTTCTGTTCGTCCATTGCATTTTAAATTTcgagcaacaattgaatattgatagagaaattgaaaattgcctaAAAGCTGCTTGCGATTTCAATACACGGTACACGGACCCATGCAGCTCCAACCGTTTGTAACTCTACGACGTTCATAATATTACTATTAACTTAGACTTTCCTATAATTCTACTACGTTGATACGTGTATAGCATGCATTAAtaaagatttagataatatcGGTGGCATAGTGGTAtatagctgtctgtctgtatgtctgtatgttagACCACCGCATACATATCCTCCGCCCAAGGTCCGCGATCTCAGCTGAATTTGACTCGGGCACGCCGAAAACATTCAGATCGTCACGCCGAAACACGCAGATTGACAGTGGGTCTGTAGTCTTTTTCTGGAGTTCTCTCGTAACGACGCAATTTATTGTTCATTCATCCAACCCGCCTCAACTCGCGCGAATTTCTCTGAAACGGCGCGTCTTTCTaccaaatttaattaaaattcacGTTCGATACCTCAGACAGTATGAACCAAGCGTGTCGTCTAGCGCCGGTCACGTCgaaaaggcaagatattttttagtatatccgggtcttgaaataAAACGCCTACTTTCGTTTGGACGTTATGAGCTTCTCATTTTTCACGTTCGGtacgcctgtttcctgcaacggcaacaacgtcttcgaagtgacggcGTCCAACGGAACTGTAGAAATGGCTGTAGGATGAGACataagttatatatatatatatatatatatatatatatatatatatatatatatatatatacgggaAACCGTTTATCCGGGTCAGTAAGTAACTGCACGTAACTTTCATGCTTCCTCTGCTCGGATATATCTCTGCACGGCAACTCGCTGCTAATATCTCGGAACGGGACTCTCGGTTatattttcatttgtctttaaCACCTTTCAGTTCATTCGAACGCACGCCCATACTGTGGGGTGAGCAGACTATtcagttagtgtgtgtgtgtgtgtgtgtgtgtgtgtgtgtgtgtgtgtgtgtgtgtgtgtgtgtgtgtgtgtgtgtgtgtgtgtgtgtgtgtgtgtgtgtgtgtgtgtgtgtgtgtgtgtgtgtgtgtgtgtgtgtgtgtgtgtgtgtgtgtgtgtgtgtgtgtgtgtgtgtgtgtgtgtgtgtgtgtgtgtgtgtgtgtgtgtgtgtgtgtgtgtgtgtgtgtgtgtgtgtgtgtgtgtgtgtgtgtgtgtaaacctgacttaattaacaatgaatCTAATGTCAAATGCTTGCCAACAAGCATTATATTTAGCGACATTAAGTTTAACAATTTGTTTAACACTGAAAAGCATATCGTTAGCTTACCAATGAATGATTATTACTGTTTTAAGTTGTTGTCACGGGTACACGATTGCAACGTCAGGAGTGCTGCGTCAAGGGTCTGCTGCGAGAGTGAATgtaatgttaaattcaatgcCAAATGAAACCGTTCAAGTTAGAGCTCAGCTGTTCGACCCAACCAACTTGCAATTGATATGTGAAGCTGATCGTACTGTTGATACAGGACTTAATGGTACATTACGGTTTGACCGAGCATAAACTCATTTCCACTATTTATTCCACTTATATTAATCTATTACAGAGTCGACGAATGTTGATGAAGTTTGGATGTTGCTGGAAGTAAAACGAGAACGGCTACATAAAGTTTTGATAATGAATGAACAAACTGTCATTTTTTCTAGATTCCGTCTAAGGTTCTACCTTCTCAGTACCGACTCAATGTCTCCGCTGTTTCTGGCGGCAAAACTTTCTTTAGTGAAAGTGCTATTGTGGGTGTGGCGCCAAAGGGTCCAACGATAATAATTCAAACTGATAAGCCGGTTTACAAGCctggacaaacaggtaaacacaATCCTATTAACGGCTACATGAAAATTAATGACTTGTGTAGATTGTAGACCGACGTTGTCCATAGCACAACTTAGGGAAAGGCATTGTTATATAATCACAACTTCTATGTCACGCATTAATTGCTTTATTCAAAACAGCATTCACTGTGTGTTCTTCACATTCTATTGTTTAGTTCGAATGAGAATTGTTACCCTCGATTTCGAAATGAAACCTTACAAAGGAAACGTGAGTTTATCTTGTCACTGTACCAGACCATCATTTTTGACTTGCTCATtgtttatatatacatgtaggtaACAATAGAGATATCGGTATAGTTTATCCAATCCATCTGTTGAACTGTCAACGGTAAACTGAAAATTTTTTGCGTTTATGTACTCTTAAAGGATGGTCATGGCACTAAAGTTCAACAATGGATAGATCAATCGCCGCTCACAGGTAAGTAGTTGATTTCAATGCATGAAATTTTTTTAAAGGTTTAATATGATATCTCAAATCtcaataaatatttgtttgtaagGAATTGTTCCTTTATCGTTTCACTTGTCCGACGAGCCAGTTGCTGGAGTTTGGAACATTTCGGTGTACGCTTTATATCCACCAGCAGTGGTACTTTATTGTCTCGAAGTCTTTGATTACTGTCATTAATACATAAAAGtaacaaaaattttgtttctTGCAGGAGAAATCTAAAGTTCAAACTTCATGTTTTCAAGTCAAAGAATACGGTACAAAGTTGATTTACATATCATGTCAATTAGATAGTCTTACTCTTTCCAATTGTGACCCTcgtgttgtctgttgtgtttcaGTACTACCAAAATTCGAAGTAACAGTTATCGTTCCACCTTACATTGTAACTACATACAAGACAGCTCCCGTAACGGTTGTAGCAAAGTTAGATAAACATGTAACGTTGAAGGACAGCATTTTTATAATTACACGAATATTAATTTAGATACACTTATGGAAAACCGGTAAAAGGCGTGGCTTGTTTAACTGCAAAATCTGTATACGACCATCGTTATCTACCTCGAACACGTGCAtcacaaacatgcaaaaagGTGAATTAGATTAATGCAGCCGTTTTTAGCAAagataaaattaaataattaaaatattgttTCAACATGCAGATCGATGGAATAACCGACTTCAACATGTTATTTGGATCAAACTTTTATGTATCTAGTAGTTACTATAAGCGATACTTGTCACACGTCGAGTTCAATGTAACAGTAATAGAAAAAGGAACACAGACAGCAATCAACGCAACAGAGGCGGTAGTTACATCCGAATATGATTATGTTGTCAGCTTCCTACCAGGATCACCCAGAATGTTTAAACCAGGATTGCCTTTCACCATCAAGGTATATACAAATAGTAACGTGTGTTCCTACCAGATTGCTTTACTTCAGATATCGACATTTGCCTATATAGGTCAATGTAATGACTCCTGATTTGGTGCCGTTTTTCAATCAGACAAACGTCACCATTGACTTATTTGTATCGCAATATccatcaaacagaaaaattcaTTCTACTGTTGTTGAGGCTATGAACGGTACGGCAGAATTTGAAGTGTTTTTGGAaagaaatcattttagtaacGACATCATTGCAAACGTAAGTACATTTAATTGAACAAGCTTTACAGTTTTGTACATGCGTACAGTTTTCATTTACATAATCTAGGCGATTGTGGATTCCGCTAATACAGCCACTCACACAATTGAAGTAAATGGATTTATTGGTAAACCCCAGATCACCACCAGATCAGAAGAAGAATTATTATTTGTAAGAAAGACCAATCAGAGTTTATCCACGCAGTCtgctgttgtattgttttaACGTTTTTGACTTGTAGCCTGGTAGCAATGAGTTGACATTCTACACAACTGAAGCGGTCGaaacaaatttgtatttgCTGGTAAGATATGGTGATTGCATGCACGGGTAATCTTGATGTTGGGTTCCACTGTTTCTATTTCTCTTCAAAAGGCATCCTCAAAAGGAGCACTTCTGCGTTCTTGGACTGAAACCATAAAAACGAAACAGTCTGGAAAGTATCCGGGACTATACGAATTTGGTATTTCTATTGATGTCGGCTGCGCAATGACTCCTCAGTTTCATCTCGTTTCCTACTATATCGGAGAGAAAAACACCGCAATTGCCGATGTCATCACATTGAGAGTGCAGCCCTGTTTTCAACACAAGGTAGGAGCAGTgggaatatatatatatatatatatatatatatatatatatatatatatatatatatatatatatgtctttCCAAATACTTATTCAGACAACAGCTCTACATTATAGGTCAACGTGACGTTTAGCTTTAATGAGACAAAGCCCGGAAAACACATACAGATGTCGATAACAACAGATCCTGGTTCAATGGTCAGTTTATCAGCAGTAGACAAAAGCGTATATCTGGTGCCTTCCTCTTGTGCAAATCAAATGACTGCTGAAAATGTATACTCATTTTGTATATTATTTATCTGACGATCGAATGTTGACCGTCAACGTTTTACTCATGTAGGTATTAGCTGAAATGTTAAAATACGACGTTCAGTCTAGCATTTCCGACGACGAAGAAACGGGTCTGTATAGTTTAAGCGACCCAGTAACCGGTGGTTTGAGAGACTGGTGGAGATCGTGGTGGCCGAACACTGAATATCCTCAATCATTTCGAGTaagatatgcatgagatgcACGAATAAGCAAGGAAACAAAGACTGCGATATTGCTATTCTATTGTTGGACAGTCTGCAGGTATAGCAGTCATGAGCAGTTACCACTTTGGAGGGAAGAAAGATTATCGCTTCAAACGTCAAGTTGGTTCGGGTGACGGCGGAGAAGATGAAGAAGGTGGTCTAGCTGGCATTGGCAGAGTAAGAACTTTCTTTCCCGAAACGTGGCTGTGGGAAGATCACATCACAGAGTAAGTTCGTCTTCAAAGAAGCAAAGTATAGGTAATGTAGATGTGGCGAGTTTCTTCATTCCAGTGCCAACGGCCATGTGGTGTTGAACTTGACAGTTCCTGATACTGTCACTACGTGGGTGGCCGACGCGTTCGCTATCTCAGAATCTTCAGCATTTGGAATAGCCGAGATGCCTGCAACTGTCTTAGCGTTTCAACCATTTTTTGTGTCGCTCAGTCTTCCATATTCGGTCATTCGAGGAGAAGAGATGACTGTGATCGCTACAGTCTTTAATTATTATCACGAAAATCTTACAGTAAGTTTGCAAACTATTACAGCATATCTTAAAAATCAAGTAGCGTGGATAATTGATGTATTTATTCATTAAagcaattattattataaatctCTTTCTTACATTTCTGAAACCATCAACGTCATCGTGTAAAGGTTGTCGTGTATTGGTTGATTGACTTGCCTGTCTACAATATTGTACAAACCATGACAAGAAGCATCCAGCAAGTCTATTATCAGTAAACAAAAAGGATTGAAAGTTGTTAGCACATACTGCACTAAGTACgtagtactgtactactgCATGCAATACTGTAGTAATTTACGCAGTAGTGTAATAAGAtatgtagtactgtagtaaGGTATGTAGTACTGTAATATGTCATGTAGTACAGTAATACGGTATGTAGTACCGTAGCAAGGTATGTAATACTCTAGTAAGATATGTATATAGTACTGCATCTACTACCGACTGTATATTGCAGGTGTTGGTGGTACTTGAAAAGCAATTATCAGAATTTAGATTTTCCGACGGAGACGGCAGTAAGAGAAATACGACTATCTTAGTTCAGTCAAAAGACAGCGCTACAGTTCGTTTCCATATCGTACCGTTACAATTGGGATACATTCCGCTCAAAGTATCAGCCTATTCCTCGTTAGAATCCGATGCAGTGTTGAGGACTCTTTTAGTAGAAgtaaggcaaacaaacaatgatggTTAACTGTCGCTAATATGTATTTTCGGTATTTTCAACAGCCGGAAGGAGTTGAAAAACGTGATTCTCAAAGTGCTTTTGTTTCTTCATCAACTAATTTAGAATTCCCTCTGGAATTACCGAATTATGTCGTAAATGGTTCCGCTAGAGTCGTCTTGTCTGTGACAGGTGAGAGAGTTCCTGATGTATTTAATGCCGATGGTATGTATTACAGGCCACGACTTCTTTAGGTGATGTCATGGGTCCCGCCATAAGCTGCCTTGGTTCCCTTTTAAGAATGCCATATGGATGTGGAGAACAGAACATGATCAACTTTGCTCCAGCCGTCTATATCAGAAAGTATCTCGTAGAAACCGATAGCCTTACACCAGCGACGGACCAAAAGACAAGAAAAATAATGAGTACAGGTACGTAAACAAAAGTAGAAAATAGAATTATTTGGTACAATTTCAATAAATATGTTGAGCACGTTTACACTTcctaaattcaaaacaactataTTAACTGTGCCATGCCGTTGTGTGGACATCGGACTGTGCTATTGAGGAGATGTATTCGTTGTTCATTTGAAAATGATCAGTGCTACGCTTGCACGTATTCAGAATTACTTTGACCGTAATTGTTCTGCAAAGATAGTGACGCCATGCAATCATCGTTGTGTTCTGATAGGACGCTGTAATATGTAATATCGCCTCATACTTGACATTGTGTTCGAAAGCAGACACATTTTCACATTCCGTCCAACTAGTATAAAACATTCTATCTCGTCACAAACCCCACCTATAGAAAGTTCGTCCTAAATTGAGACATTTTTCGAAAGAGCTGCAAATGCACTTACTTTTCGAAATTGATATATTTATCTCGCCATTTCGCTTGTATAGATAAAGCAGTGTGCTTTGCATTCAATGTTTAGTCAAGTCCTAATAGAAGAGCTATAACTTGCTTATGTGATGGTtctattaaatttaatttttccTAGAATTCTTTGGTAGCGTAAATATTTATAATCTCTCCCATTCTAAACCTTCCCCGTTTAAAGTTGTTTTTTGCCTTTTAGCTTCATGTTCATCCCCAGACATATGTCTACTGCATTTCATACACTTATATATGTTTAAAACAACCAACGACACTCACATTTACTAACAAGAATGTCACTCAAATTACATGCATCATGCAGAATAGAAAGTTACAGAAAGGATACATAACTAAAGCAACAAGAAGTTATATTTTGGAATTTTATTCCATTTACGCTCAACTCCTCGCCTTTGTATAAAACACAGAATCTTTTTAAGAAGCCATTGTTTAGGGCACTTAATACTTTCTAACATCTCCTGTTGTAAAAGGTTATCAAAGAGAATTGACGTACCAAAGAAGAGACGGCTCGTACGCTGCTTTCGGAGATCGCAGTATAAAAGGAAGCTTGTGGTAAGACGAAGTACATCAATTAAGAAACTATTTCCCGGTATTCTAACCCATTGtttgcagtctgacagctctCGTTATGCGCGTTTATGCTCAAGCGTTACCTGACATGTACATCGACGTCGAATCGATGAGCCGATCGCTTTGTTGGTTGATAAATCAGCAAAGAGAGGACGGATCTCTAGGAGTGAAGGTCGACGTTGGAACTGGAGGATTGTATTGTGTATCGGGTGGCTCAGAATTCGTTCAATTAGAATTAACGGCATACAACATAATGGCACTTCTAGAAGTGAAACGCAAATTGAAAAACAAGGTAATTCATTAATAGTGTGACAATATTGCCATCTACAAGaactttgtttgtatgtcttgttAGGAATTGCAATGCAATGATGGGAACGTTTTTATCGACGACGTCGCTAGAAAGAGCATATCGTTTCTTCTAGAAAACATTGACAACGTAGTTAACCCGTATTCTAAGGCGATGGTAGCGTACGCGCTGGCCATGGCAAAGCAGAAAGAGTCTGATACACTCATCGACCAGCTATTCTCACTTGCAGACAGAAAAGGTTAGTGCGTCATCGTTACTTCTATCTATTCGATTGTGTAACGTTAGACTATCTGAAGGCGATACGTGCTTTTGGTCTCTCGGACAGCAATGTAAACGGTCATATAGATGTCACTACCAACCCCTGAGCATACAAACGGCCGCTTATGTAATTCTGGCATGTGTGGAGAGAGACAGAATAGCAGAGACGGCTTGTGCCTTTTCGTGGTTGAGCGAGCAGATGGACGGATGCGGCGGATATCGATCGACTCAAGTAACTGCATGCCAACGTATATACTGTTATATCGTAGACAGCAATGTACACGAGATGGTTTGTACTGTAGGATACGGTATTGGCATTGTTTGCGCTTTCTCAAGCtgtacaaaatatttattctGATGATTCGATCAACGTGGCTCTTCACGTTACAATGAAGAATCACATAGACAAAACGTTTCAAGTCAACGATGATAACAAAGTGATCACTCAAAGAGAGGAGGTATTCTAATGCCTCTAAAACTAACTTTTAATACTATATCCACATGTAAGTTGgattgtatatataatatttctGGTAAACGGTAGATTGCTATATTCCATTCAACTCATGTAAAAGCACGCAGTACTGGGAGTGGTCATGTATTGTTTCAGGTGATAAAAACTTCTAACATGTATAATGTTATTTATATTCACTCTTATTACTCCGTTGACACTTAGGCCGATCTGACCTACAACATTCCTACCGTTGATCCAAGCGACTCGTTCGAACTAACCGTATCTGTAGAAGCCAAAGCATTTAACTTAGACGAGATCACGTTTGACTTGAATCGATTCACACGAAACTCACAAGACAAAATCGACGAACTACCGAATCCTGACGATCTCTTTTGGGAAGAAGATCCGGATATAAACgagatagacaaagaaattgaAAAAGAGATCGAACGGCATTCGAGAGAAACAGAGGAGGAGAATAGCGAGAGAGACACGCTAACACAGAACGTTGCATTTGGAAACGAaaggcaacaacaacaacaaccaacagttTTGATCACGAATGTCTGTTTTAAGTAAGACGTCGACTACGCAAACAATTTCTAAACACGTGACATCCCCATCCAATGTAGGTGGAAGAGACTAGAGGAAAAACCGGGAATGGTCATCGTTGAAGTGGGTCTGATGTCGGGATTCCAAGCAGACTCGATATTACTTCAACAAGTATATACAAACTATCATTTAATGTTCCCGTATAATGTTCTTTATATCGTGGTCATCGTTTCCGTTGTTATTTCAGTTATTTCCAAAGACAGAGATCGGTCTGATGCGATATGAAGTTAAACGTCGTGTCGTCACTTTCTATTTTGATGAAGTCTGAAAGCTTACATGGTTTTATCGTTGATGCCATGTGCTTGCTAATAAGCACCTTTAATATTTAGTTTCCTCAAGAAAAGCCGTTGTGTTTCAGTTTTGAGCAAAAACGAAGTCACTGCGTTGCAAATCTTCGACCAGCGTATGTCAGGGCGTATTCGTACTACCAACCGGGTATTGCTTGCTATTGAAGATTTTCTCTACTTgaacaaaattatttgctCGATTTTGTCTCTAGAATTCAGTACAACTGTAAAGTACGATCCTCCTGACAAAATTTCCAGCAACAGTCTAGAAGAATGTGATGCAGAGATTATTAGTGGAGACGTAGTTGAAATATTCTCTTCTGGTGAAATGTCCTCTTCTGGTGAAATGTCATCTTCTGGTGAAATATCCTCTTCTGGATCAGGTGGAGGTCAAAATTTTGGTTGGTTAGAAATTTGATGAACATGAAACAACGACAATAAAACAATGATTGTCATGAATGTTTTTGCTACTGATGTGTGTCATTAATGTTACAGTCTTATGTTTGACTATTGCTCTGTAGTTTGTGAGAACATGTAATTGTTAGCATGATAAAACAGCCTTAATCTGAACTTGTTCAATCTGTTGCTTTCAGAGCTGTCAAACAACCAGTTCGTCTGACCTATATGTGTTATTGAAAATATGTATGAGATAATTACCTGTAGCATAATACCGTATACACATATACAATGCAGAAACGTAGGGGATACAGTGTGGAGCTGTAGAATGTTTCATTGCAGAGAAACTCGCAAATTTAATCCAGGCTATGTCCGTTTAGATTTCTTATTAGAGAGGGTCAATATTTGCTAAACTACATGATCATGAATCAGGTTACATGTAGAAATGTGTCCACAATGCAAATTGTACACTACACgtataaacaacaaaacacgtATATAAGCTCATGCACGTTTGCCTTCCCCTAACGGGACCAACATGGAAGAAAGAGATATTTTCTACTCCAGATATTAGTTATTTTAGTACATGTCAAGCAATCTCAGAACAGAAAAATGAAGAGCAGGAGCTCTGGTCGAGACTTTACTCAGAAGTGAATAACACCAGCTGATAATGCTGGCTGGGCCGGGGaataaatatagaaataagACTATTCGCCTATCTCATCTAACATTGTCAGACTCTGACACGTAGAAAATAAAatcaaacaaagaaaccacacgTAAACCAGTTACTCTAATACACAAAACGCAATAGCCatctatttaatattaattcacTTATGATATTATAAAGCGTTCCTTGCCAACACTGTAAACACTCTAAAGTGATATCGAATTTTCTCATGAGAATCTGACCTGCACAGCTGCTTGAAGGCGATAATAGAGAAACAATGTTTCTGAAAAAAATCTGTCTTGAGTCTGGGTAGGAAATACGAGAAATACAAATCGACCACCGGGTTTCAAACTTGAATAAATGTCTTTCATAATTATTGAACGATCAACAGGTTTAATCCATTGAAATACCATGTTGCTCAAGATTCTATCAAACGGTCCAAGTCTCATCGTTTCTTTTATGCTTTCCTGTACAAATGTTAGTG contains:
- the LOC134191026 gene encoding CD109 antigen-like isoform X2, coding for MAERAEVCVFTLLLVVLLQSQTVHSRQSYNYDLAQERRSCIQCRRPCQNGGTCYAPHTCSCPRGFTGTACTIQCGGQISNTQGIVEFPRISRYENIHCNWSIVAPPGYKVALEIEKFQPFTSSPSQCNFANLTFWDRHLDNGYAAFCDPQSDSRTRPKKIISLYRTFNFTYFRTANRYGGQGFRINYHTFEDKCATECKSLPWYRHCCHGYTIATSGVLRQGSAARVNVMLNSMPNETVQVRAQLFDPTNLQLICEADRTVDTGLNESTNVDEVWMLLEIPSKVLPSQYRLNVSAVSGGKTFFSESAIVGVAPKGPTIIIQTDKPVYKPGQTVRMRIVTLDFEMKPYKGNVTIEISDGHGTKVQQWIDQSPLTGIVPLSFHLSDEPVAGVWNISVYALYPPAVEKSKVQTSCFQVKEYVLPKFEVTVIVPPYIVTTYKTAPVTVVAKYTYGKPVKGVACLTAKSVYDHRYLPRTRASQTCKKIDGITDFNMLFGSNFYVSSSYYKRYLSHVEFNVTVIEKGTQTAINATEAVVTSEYDYVVSFLPGSPRMFKPGLPFTIKVNVMTPDLVPFFNQTNVTIDLFVSQYPSNRKIHSTVVEAMNGTAEFEVFLERNHFSNDIIANAIVDSANTATHTIEVNGFIGKPQITTRSEEELLFPGSNELTFYTTEAVETNLYLLASSKGALLRSWTETIKTKQSGKYPGLYEFGISIDVGCAMTPQFHLVSYYIGEKNTAIADVITLRVQPCFQHKVNVTFSFNETKPGKHIQMSITTDPGSMVSLSAVDKSVYLVPSSCANQMTAENVLAEMLKYDVQSSISDDEETGLYSLSDPVTGGLRDWWRSWWPNTEYPQSFRSAGIAVMSSYHFGGKKDYRFKRQVGSGDGGEDEEGGLAGIGRVRTFFPETWLWEDHITDANGHVVLNLTVPDTVTTWVADAFAISESSAFGIAEMPATVLAFQPFFVSLSLPYSVIRGEEMTVIATVFNYYHENLTVLVVLEKQLSEFRFSDGDGSKRNTTILVQSKDSATVRFHIVPLQLGYIPLKVSAYSSLESDAVLRTLLVEPEGVEKRDSQSAFVSSSTNLEFPLELPNYVVNGSARVVLSVTGDVMGPAISCLGSLLRMPYGCGEQNMINFAPAVYIRKYLVETDSLTPATDQKTRKIMSTGYQRELTYQRRDGSYAAFGDRSIKGSLCLTALVMRVYAQALPDMYIDVESMSRSLCWLINQQREDGSLGVKVDVGTGGLYCVSGGSEFVQLELTAYNIMALLEVKRKLKNKELQCNDGNVFIDDVARKSISFLLENIDNVVNPYSKAMVAYALAMAKQKESDTLIDQLFSLADRKGDTCFWSLGQQCKRSYRCHYQPLSIQTAAYVILACVERDRIAETACAFSWLSEQMDGCGGYRSTQDTVLALFALSQAVQNIYSDDSINVALHVTMKNHIDKTFQVNDDNKVITQREEIAIFHSTHVKARSTGSGHVLFQADLTYNIPTVDPSDSFELTVSVEAKAFNLDEITFDLNRFTRNSQDKIDELPNPDDLFWEEDPDINEIDKEIEKEIERHSRETEEENSERDTLTQNVAFGNERQQQQQPTVLITNVCFKWKRLEEKPGMVIVEVGLMSGFQADSILLQQLFPKTEIGLMRYEVKRRVVTFYFDEFPQEKPLCFSFEQKRSHCVANLRPAYVRAYSYYQPEFSTTVKYDPPDKISSNSLEECDAEIISGDVVEIFSSGEMSSSGEMSSSGEISSSGSGGGQNFGWLEI